From the Rickettsiales bacterium genome, one window contains:
- a CDS encoding DUF3035 domain-containing protein translates to MKKLIIVASLLSLTACDGQNARDMLGLDRKAPDEFRVVSRPPLSTPPDFQLRPPVEGEDSLGLPPADLQAKSLIVDGKDISDIDYDIRRKMGVAETAVGVVDAYAIGSQADNALLSRAGVSKADPNIRERIYKERVKTKEEAKDNWLVPTKTEDVIVDAKKEKARIKANAEAGKAITEGDTPVVEPAERGVLETLF, encoded by the coding sequence ATGAAAAAACTAATTATCGTCGCCTCATTATTAAGCCTTACCGCCTGTGACGGCCAGAATGCGCGCGATATGCTGGGCCTCGATCGCAAAGCACCTGATGAATTTCGAGTCGTATCACGCCCGCCGCTTTCCACTCCGCCCGATTTCCAACTGCGCCCACCCGTTGAAGGCGAAGATAGCCTCGGCCTGCCGCCCGCAGACCTGCAAGCCAAGTCACTCATCGTAGATGGCAAAGATATTAGCGATATCGATTATGATATCCGCCGCAAAATGGGCGTTGCCGAAACCGCTGTAGGCGTAGTTGATGCTTATGCTATCGGCTCGCAAGCTGATAATGCTCTGCTTTCACGTGCGGGGGTTTCCAAAGCTGATCCGAACATCCGCGAGCGCATTTATAAAGAGCGCGTAAAGACCAAAGAAGAGGCCAAAGATAACTGGCTCGTCCCTACAAAAACAGAAGATGTGATTGTAGATGCGAAAAAGGAAAAAGCCCGCATTAAGGCTAATGCTGAAGCAGGCAAAGCTATCACCGAAGGCGATACCCCTGTGGTTGAGCCCGCCGAGCGTGGCGTTCTCGAAACGTTATTTTAG
- the lysM gene encoding peptidoglycan-binding protein LysM gives MGIFDFFKDAGEKLANAVGISDANANEAIQDKIQTYDFGIEGLEATVDGDKVTLNGTAPTAEAAEKAILIAGNIAGVSQVESNLNITEAAPEATFYTVQSGDTLGGIASKFYGNAGRYPEIFEANKPMLSDPDRIYPGQNLRIPGASAQAAA, from the coding sequence ATGGGTATTTTTGATTTCTTTAAAGACGCAGGCGAAAAACTAGCTAACGCAGTTGGTATTTCTGACGCAAACGCAAACGAAGCCATTCAAGACAAAATTCAAACTTATGATTTTGGTATTGAAGGTTTAGAAGCAACCGTTGATGGCGATAAAGTAACGCTTAACGGTACGGCACCTACTGCTGAAGCGGCTGAAAAAGCGATTCTTATCGCCGGTAACATCGCAGGTGTTTCACAAGTTGAGTCTAACTTAAACATTACAGAAGCTGCTCCTGAAGCCACATTCTACACTGTACAAAGCGGCGACACGCTTGGTGGAATCGCAAGTAAATTCTACGGTAACGCCGGTCGTTATCCTGAGATTTTTGAAGCGAATAAGCCAATGCTCTCAGACCCTGACCGTATCTATCCGGGCCAAAACCTACGCATTCCAGGTGCCTCTGCACAGGCGGCTGCTTAA
- a CDS encoding SDR family NAD(P)-dependent oxidoreductase: MKTLEGKVALITGASQGIGAALAQAYAGDGAQVVMVARSVERMEQIDDLIRAEGGKPAVIVPCDLLEMDLIDAIGPNLLERFGKLDILVGNAAMLGNLGPLTHMEPKTWQKVMDLNVTANYRLLRICEPLLKLSETGGRVMMVTSSVGQKAAPYWGAYKVSKSALDAMVQMVAAEWNETKLRINAVNPGATCTAMRAKAMPGEDPEMIKKPEEVVHLFLELANDFDTRNGEIINA; encoded by the coding sequence ATGAAAACACTCGAAGGTAAAGTCGCACTTATCACAGGCGCAAGTCAGGGAATCGGCGCAGCACTCGCACAAGCCTATGCAGGCGACGGAGCGCAGGTGGTCATGGTCGCACGCTCGGTTGAGCGAATGGAGCAGATTGATGATCTCATCCGTGCAGAGGGCGGCAAGCCTGCCGTAATCGTTCCATGTGATTTGTTGGAAATGGATTTGATTGATGCGATCGGCCCCAACTTGTTAGAGCGTTTCGGCAAGCTAGATATTCTGGTGGGTAATGCTGCGATGCTTGGCAATCTCGGCCCCCTCACGCATATGGAGCCAAAGACGTGGCAAAAGGTGATGGATCTAAACGTCACGGCAAATTATCGCCTGCTTCGTATTTGCGAGCCATTGCTTAAACTCTCCGAAACCGGTGGGCGTGTGATGATGGTGACCTCGTCTGTTGGCCAAAAAGCGGCACCTTATTGGGGTGCTTATAAAGTGAGCAAATCGGCACTGGATGCGATGGTGCAAATGGTGGCCGCTGAATGGAATGAAACGAAGTTACGCATTAATGCGGTCAACCCGGGTGCGACTTGCACGGCGATGCGTGCGAAAGCCATGCCGGGTGAAGATCCGGAAATGATCAAAAAGCCGGAAGAAGTAGTGCACTTGTTCTTAGAATTAGCTAACGATTTTGACACGCGAAACGGTGAAATTATCAACGCATAA
- a CDS encoding RNB domain-containing ribonuclease yields the protein MLRPDIQSETEAVAQAALSTIDSWEAREARPIVRGACIDSDHSYDRDDAIWFKETGGKLIVDVTIADVASFISKDSFLDKRARKMTETEYGADTVVEPMFPFRLSQDDGENGNGIFSLSDKSIRAGMTTRVTIDMRTKRLLNIEIFASLIHPEIANYKQIADDIEQNPQGRFAKWSEYSGLLKRIRRRSNEGVLPISMSDDLHDKITHISEEGSVIELSARDSAASKMVEETALLANRANARFFDACHLPYLFRVHQVKLDGINTHRGYETLSEATDARQALIKSHHSNIKLILDRATYAARRSRHAALGEYAYSHVTSPIRRYSDIPNQRMQHWVSETIAEIAFRINHAVPDITLEQITHSIGTLRAHPEKDIPSNGAKLVQWVGQLRLSERETSRKQCRKNLHKYLAAFLHDLSPKLALDKCQKLAKTMVIRLDSGINHPPYSSIEMDTLAREINLNQSSRKLTERERLAQKLMLTQIERELELAELQVLNALEMDNHRERSTAIAEFSAEKRFPLALHLAAHQKREYRIPASEILRRMQEGRLKEPSDLATLLVEMRIPTPEDAAQDAAFADEDSQSWLQKNCEDWRNLQDALLHRFQSNPSFTKGFLKYLETRYVWEIHSTHASLIAKGAIVASMSLNPVPHETVAEATKQTLFSPNFSIGYWGKTTRHHARIELLHGLAFDILVPAQKVKLPRALRLMTAAGMKELTSPNSTMIDLLKEKAEEANIHVERHWNRKTKTYHIQASTKKTDKDPISFICVGENKKTARALAWQALLRSKLMRPVHEGLFRKRERLHAIPIDADDALEWIDKTSEWIDRTMRRSSTNQFTQRREPIWQSRMTLTLNRTIKREFIGQSTQAEVADTFANEAGLRYLHERADYGDTKIEDILTVYEKKILKRYAQGDELSSRVPYTAKMNGRDIIPAN from the coding sequence ATGCTTAGACCAGACATACAGTCTGAAACGGAAGCAGTCGCTCAGGCTGCCTTGAGCACTATTGACTCTTGGGAAGCCCGTGAAGCCCGCCCCATCGTGCGCGGAGCCTGCATTGATAGCGACCATTCATATGACCGTGATGATGCCATCTGGTTCAAGGAGACAGGCGGAAAGCTCATCGTCGATGTCACGATTGCTGATGTGGCCAGCTTTATTTCCAAAGATAGTTTCCTCGATAAGCGCGCCCGCAAAATGACCGAAACCGAATATGGTGCCGATACGGTAGTGGAGCCGATGTTCCCTTTTCGCCTCAGCCAAGATGATGGAGAAAATGGCAATGGAATCTTCAGCCTTTCCGATAAGAGCATCCGCGCTGGCATGACCACCCGCGTGACAATCGATATGAGAACCAAGCGGCTTCTAAATATCGAAATCTTTGCGAGCCTTATCCACCCAGAGATTGCAAATTACAAACAAATCGCCGATGATATTGAGCAAAACCCGCAAGGCCGCTTCGCCAAATGGAGCGAGTATAGCGGCTTGCTCAAGCGCATCCGCCGGCGCAGCAATGAAGGCGTTTTACCCATTAGCATGAGCGATGATTTGCACGACAAAATCACCCATATTAGCGAAGAGGGCAGCGTGATAGAACTCTCCGCCCGCGATAGCGCCGCCAGTAAAATGGTCGAAGAAACTGCCCTATTAGCCAATCGCGCCAATGCCCGTTTCTTTGATGCCTGCCACTTGCCTTATCTTTTCCGAGTGCATCAGGTGAAGCTTGACGGGATCAATACTCACCGAGGTTATGAGACATTAAGCGAAGCCACTGATGCGCGCCAAGCACTCATAAAATCACATCACAGTAATATCAAATTAATCCTCGATCGCGCCACTTATGCCGCTCGCCGCAGCCGCCATGCAGCGTTGGGCGAATATGCCTATTCCCACGTCACATCCCCCATACGCCGATACTCAGATATTCCAAACCAGCGCATGCAGCATTGGGTAAGCGAAACCATTGCCGAAATTGCTTTCCGTATCAATCACGCCGTGCCTGATATTACGCTTGAACAGATCACCCATTCTATCGGAACTTTACGCGCTCATCCTGAGAAAGACATTCCCTCTAATGGCGCGAAGCTAGTGCAATGGGTGGGTCAATTGCGACTGTCTGAACGTGAAACCAGCCGCAAACAATGCCGTAAAAATCTGCATAAATATTTAGCCGCATTTCTGCATGATCTCTCACCAAAGCTCGCACTTGATAAATGCCAAAAGCTCGCCAAGACGATGGTCATAAGGCTCGATAGCGGTATTAATCACCCGCCTTATAGTTCTATTGAAATGGACACGCTTGCACGTGAGATTAACCTGAATCAATCGAGCCGTAAATTAACCGAGCGGGAACGCTTGGCGCAGAAACTCATGCTCACCCAAATTGAACGCGAATTAGAACTGGCCGAACTGCAAGTGCTCAACGCCCTCGAAATGGATAACCATCGGGAACGCAGTACCGCCATTGCTGAATTCTCTGCTGAGAAACGCTTCCCCCTCGCCCTGCATTTGGCGGCTCATCAAAAACGAGAATACCGTATTCCCGCTTCTGAAATCCTACGACGCATGCAAGAAGGGCGCTTAAAGGAACCCTCGGATTTAGCGACATTACTGGTTGAAATGAGAATTCCAACCCCTGAAGATGCTGCCCAAGATGCTGCCTTTGCCGATGAAGATTCGCAAAGCTGGCTCCAGAAAAATTGCGAGGATTGGCGGAACTTGCAAGATGCCCTGCTCCACCGCTTTCAGAGCAACCCTTCTTTCACCAAAGGTTTTTTGAAATATCTCGAAACTCGTTATGTTTGGGAAATTCATTCTACCCATGCCTCACTCATCGCCAAAGGTGCCATTGTCGCGAGCATGAGCCTGAATCCAGTGCCGCATGAAACAGTGGCAGAGGCGACGAAGCAAACGCTCTTCTCGCCGAACTTCTCGATTGGATATTGGGGTAAAACCACCCGTCACCATGCAAGGATTGAACTCTTGCACGGACTGGCCTTCGATATTCTTGTACCCGCACAGAAGGTTAAGCTGCCACGCGCGTTACGCCTCATGACGGCAGCCGGGATGAAGGAGCTTACCTCGCCCAACTCTACCATGATTGACCTGTTGAAAGAGAAAGCCGAAGAGGCGAATATCCATGTGGAGCGACACTGGAATCGTAAAACCAAGACTTACCATATTCAGGCTTCCACTAAGAAAACCGATAAAGATCCGATCTCCTTTATTTGTGTCGGCGAGAATAAGAAAACGGCGCGCGCCTTGGCGTGGCAGGCCTTGCTACGCAGCAAATTAATGCGTCCCGTGCATGAAGGGCTATTCCGCAAACGCGAACGGCTGCATGCCATCCCGATTGACGCCGATGATGCGTTGGAATGGATCGATAAAACCAGCGAATGGATCGACCGAACCATGCGTCGTAGCTCGACCAATCAATTCACCCAGCGCCGCGAACCTATCTGGCAATCGCGCATGACGCTCACATTAAATAGAACCATCAAACGCGAATTTATTGGCCAGAGCACTCAGGCCGAAGTCGCCGATACATTCGCCAACGAGGCGGGACTGCGCTACCTGCATGAACGCGCAGATTACGGAGATACAAAAATCGAAGACATATTGACTGTTTACGAGAAGAAAATCCTCAAACGCTACGCCCAAGGCGATGAACTCTCGTCGCGCGTGCCCTACACCGCCAAAATGAACGGTCGCGATATTATTCCGGCGAATTAA
- a CDS encoding demethoxyubiquinone hydroxylase family protein, translating into MSKLTDKPLPGSLSEEAELESMIRVNHAGEYGAKRIYEGQLAFIKDTDAKAKIQEMAEQEEAHLEYFDSQIKARKVRPTALQPLWHLGGYALGAATAMMGKNAAMACTVAVESVIDEHYAEQEAMLGKDEKKLKDKITQFRAEEQEHHATGLAEGAENAVAYPVLSAGIRGITKLAIELSKRV; encoded by the coding sequence ATGTCGAAATTAACGGATAAACCTTTGCCGGGAAGCCTGTCAGAAGAGGCCGAATTAGAAAGCATGATTCGTGTGAATCATGCGGGTGAGTATGGCGCGAAGCGCATTTATGAAGGCCAGCTCGCTTTCATTAAAGATACCGATGCTAAAGCCAAAATTCAGGAAATGGCTGAGCAAGAAGAGGCCCATTTAGAATATTTTGATTCGCAAATTAAAGCGCGAAAGGTGCGTCCGACGGCGCTGCAGCCGTTGTGGCATTTAGGCGGTTATGCGTTAGGTGCGGCCACGGCCATGATGGGTAAGAATGCAGCGATGGCTTGCACGGTTGCTGTCGAATCTGTCATTGACGAACATTACGCTGAGCAAGAAGCGATGCTCGGCAAGGATGAGAAAAAGTTAAAAGATAAAATCACTCAATTCCGCGCCGAAGAGCAAGAACATCACGCTACCGGCCTTGCAGAGGGTGCTGAAAATGCTGTGGCCTATCCTGTGCTTTCCGCAGGTATCCGCGGTATTACCAAGCTTGCCATTGAGCTTAGCAAGCGAGTTTAA
- a CDS encoding disulfide bond formation protein B: protein MDFLNRPKSTLRLGGMLVAASLIMALISQYGFELWPCDLCIIQRYPAAVAVAIAIMAEFLGRPRFMLALFMLACLVTADIALYHTGVEQGWWPGPTSCSGDGLSGAVLSLEELKSEIMGAPLIRCDKPAIEIMGITMASANVLFSGLLFMMAFMGLMKSRNGVENVEING from the coding sequence ATGGACTTTCTAAACCGACCAAAATCTACGCTACGTCTGGGCGGAATGCTGGTGGCAGCATCGCTTATCATGGCGCTGATTTCGCAATATGGTTTTGAGCTCTGGCCGTGTGACTTATGTATTATACAGCGCTATCCTGCGGCGGTGGCAGTGGCGATTGCTATTATGGCTGAATTCCTGGGTCGCCCGCGCTTTATGTTGGCGCTCTTTATGCTTGCTTGCCTAGTGACGGCGGATATTGCGCTCTATCATACGGGAGTAGAGCAAGGCTGGTGGCCGGGACCAACGAGCTGCAGTGGCGATGGTCTCTCCGGGGCGGTGCTTTCCCTAGAAGAACTCAAGTCTGAGATTATGGGCGCACCACTGATTCGTTGCGATAAGCCCGCCATTGAAATCATGGGAATCACCATGGCGAGCGCCAATGTGCTGTTCTCAGGCCTCTTATTTATGATGGCATTTATGGGACTGATGAAATCACGTAACGGAGTCGAGAATGTCGAAATTAACGGATAA
- the fabF gene encoding beta-ketoacyl-ACP synthase II, translating to MTHRRFLMRRVVVTGMGLITPLGAGVEASWKRLIAGENGFKNIDNFETHDIPCKIAAYVPKTGEGAFEIDNVLDKKDQRKMDEFIHYGIAAADEAIEMSGIKDIIEKEAERIGVLIGSGIGGLPAIERTVQLIAERGAKRVSPFFIPACLINLASGHVSIRHGLKGPNHSVVTACSTGAHAIGDAGRLISYGDADVMVAGSAEATICRTGMAGFAAARALSTSYNDTPSKGSRPWDKGRDGFVMGEGAGIVVLEEYEHAKARGATIYGELVGYGLSGDAHHITAPASDGDGGFRAMQSALRNAGLETSDVDYINAHGTSTPLGDEIELGAVKRLFGEDVHNLSMSSTKSAIGHLLGGAGSVEAIFSLLAIRDQIAPPTLNLEDPSEGCDIDLVPLKAKKREINTVLSNSFGFGGTNASVVMKKI from the coding sequence ATCACACATAGGAGATTTCTCATGAGACGTGTCGTTGTTACAGGAATGGGTTTGATTACACCGCTTGGTGCAGGTGTCGAAGCAAGTTGGAAACGCCTCATTGCAGGTGAAAACGGTTTCAAGAATATCGATAATTTTGAGACGCATGACATCCCTTGTAAGATCGCTGCTTATGTGCCCAAAACAGGCGAAGGCGCTTTTGAGATTGATAATGTGCTGGATAAAAAAGATCAGCGCAAAATGGATGAATTTATCCATTATGGTATTGCCGCTGCAGATGAAGCGATTGAAATGTCTGGCATTAAAGACATTATTGAAAAAGAAGCGGAGCGTATTGGTGTTCTGATTGGTTCGGGTATCGGTGGTTTGCCAGCGATTGAACGTACGGTTCAGCTGATTGCTGAGCGTGGTGCAAAACGGGTTAGCCCTTTCTTTATTCCTGCATGTTTGATCAATTTGGCCTCAGGCCATGTTTCGATCCGTCATGGTTTGAAAGGCCCTAATCACTCGGTGGTTACGGCATGTTCAACAGGCGCGCATGCGATTGGTGATGCCGGTCGTTTGATTTCTTACGGTGATGCTGATGTGATGGTAGCAGGCTCTGCTGAAGCCACTATTTGTCGTACGGGTATGGCGGGTTTTGCTGCTGCACGTGCGCTATCGACCAGCTATAATGACACGCCTTCAAAAGGCTCCCGCCCATGGGATAAAGGCCGTGACGGTTTTGTGATGGGTGAAGGTGCGGGTATTGTTGTATTGGAAGAATATGAACATGCGAAAGCGCGTGGTGCGACGATTTATGGCGAGCTTGTGGGCTATGGCCTATCAGGTGATGCGCATCATATTACCGCGCCTGCCTCCGATGGTGATGGCGGCTTCCGTGCGATGCAATCAGCTCTTCGTAATGCAGGTCTTGAGACGTCGGATGTAGATTATATTAATGCGCATGGTACTTCAACGCCGCTCGGTGATGAGATTGAATTGGGCGCGGTGAAACGCCTCTTTGGTGAAGATGTTCACAATCTTTCGATGTCATCGACTAAGTCTGCGATTGGTCACCTTCTCGGGGGTGCGGGTAGTGTGGAAGCGATCTTCTCATTACTAGCAATCCGCGATCAAATTGCGCCACCCACGTTGAACCTAGAAGATCCATCTGAGGGTTGCGATATTGATCTCGTGCCTCTCAAAGCGAAGAAACGCGAAATTAATACCGTGCTTTCTAATAGCTTTGGTTTCGGTGGAACGAATGCTTCTGTTGTGATGAAGAAGATTTAA
- a CDS encoding acyl carrier protein — translation MSDIADRVKKIVAEHLSVEADKVVAEASFIDDLGADSLDTVELVMAFEEEFNIEIPDEAAEKIQTVQDAVNFIQENS, via the coding sequence ATGAGTGATATTGCTGATCGCGTAAAGAAAATCGTAGCTGAACACCTAAGTGTGGAAGCAGACAAAGTCGTAGCAGAAGCTAGTTTCATCGACGATCTAGGCGCTGATAGCCTTGATACTGTTGAACTAGTGATGGCTTTCGAAGAAGAATTCAACATTGAAATCCCTGATGAAGCGGCTGAAAAAATTCAGACGGTTCAAGATGCAGTGAATTTCATCCAAGAAAATTCATAA
- the fabG gene encoding 3-oxoacyl-[acyl-carrier-protein] reductase, with amino-acid sequence MGALSGKSALVTGATGGIGEAIARKLAAEGAKVALSGTREEKLKEVQAGIDGSIILPANLGDAEAINGLIADATEQLEGIDILICNAGVTKDNLTMRMKDEEWEQVLRINLDAGFRLNRGVLRGMMKKRWGRIVNITSVVGTMGNPGQANYCASKAGLQGMSKSIAMEVASRGITVNCIAPGFIKTPMTEALDEKQTDRITSNIPAGRFGLPEDIAAAAAFLASDNASYLTGQTLHVNGGLLMV; translated from the coding sequence ATGGGCGCACTATCAGGAAAATCAGCATTAGTCACCGGCGCAACAGGTGGTATTGGCGAAGCGATTGCGAGAAAACTAGCGGCTGAAGGCGCCAAAGTTGCGCTCTCCGGCACACGCGAAGAAAAGCTAAAAGAAGTGCAAGCGGGCATTGATGGTTCAATTATTCTTCCCGCCAATTTAGGCGATGCCGAAGCGATTAATGGCCTGATTGCCGATGCGACGGAGCAGCTTGAGGGTATTGATATCCTTATTTGCAACGCCGGCGTGACCAAAGATAACCTCACCATGCGTATGAAGGATGAGGAATGGGAGCAAGTGCTTCGCATTAATCTCGATGCGGGTTTCCGCCTGAACCGCGGCGTGTTACGCGGCATGATGAAAAAGAGATGGGGCCGTATCGTAAATATTACCTCTGTCGTAGGTACAATGGGCAATCCCGGTCAAGCCAACTACTGCGCGTCAAAAGCCGGCCTGCAAGGCATGAGTAAATCGATCGCAATGGAAGTGGCGAGCCGTGGCATCACCGTGAATTGTATCGCACCAGGTTTCATTAAAACCCCAATGACCGAGGCGTTAGACGAGAAACAAACCGATCGTATCACCAGCAATATCCCCGCAGGTCGTTTTGGCCTACCCGAAGATATCGCCGCTGCCGCTGCCTTCCTAGCCAGCGATAATGCAAGCTATCTGACCGGCCAGACCTTGCATGTTAATGGTGGATTGTTGATGGTTTAG
- the rodA gene encoding rod shape-determining protein RodA, with the protein MISHRDELNFMQRLGQLNWVLLLLTLLLGGIGIAMLYSASGGDWLPWAKAHSIRFSVGCVLMLAVAAMPLKFWYQSAYLWYGLGVVLLIVVEVMGQMGMGAQRWVNIGGMTIQPSEFIKLAVILALARFLHTLHPMDRKSLIWMIPPLVLIALPTVLILKQPNLGTATILVGISLAIWFAGGLLWRYVLLGLAGIAAVVPLSWNFLLHDYQKQRVMTFLDPESDPLGAGYNIIQSVIAIGSGGLEGKGFVKGSQGQLDFLPEKHTDFIFTMLAEEFGFIGCIGLLFIFTLLLGYAVAIAIRARQRFGGMVATGVAAMLWLHVMINTAMVMGLIPVVGVPMPFLSYGGTILLATCLAMGLLQNIYINRDTVLTRNS; encoded by the coding sequence ATGATCAGTCACCGTGATGAGCTGAATTTCATGCAGCGCCTTGGACAATTAAACTGGGTGCTGTTGCTGCTTACATTGCTGCTGGGCGGTATTGGTATTGCGATGCTTTATTCGGCCTCAGGCGGCGACTGGCTGCCTTGGGCAAAAGCGCATAGCATCCGTTTTTCCGTAGGCTGCGTACTGATGTTGGCCGTCGCCGCGATGCCGCTAAAATTTTGGTATCAGTCAGCCTATCTTTGGTATGGGCTAGGCGTAGTGCTTCTGATCGTTGTGGAAGTGATGGGGCAGATGGGCATGGGTGCTCAGCGCTGGGTCAATATTGGTGGTATGACCATTCAGCCTTCTGAATTTATAAAATTAGCGGTGATTTTGGCCCTTGCAAGATTTCTTCACACGCTGCATCCGATGGATCGCAAAAGCCTTATCTGGATGATTCCTCCCCTTGTGCTGATAGCGCTCCCTACAGTGCTCATCCTAAAACAACCCAACCTTGGAACGGCAACTATTCTAGTCGGTATCTCGTTGGCGATTTGGTTTGCGGGAGGTTTGCTGTGGCGCTACGTGCTACTGGGACTTGCAGGGATTGCCGCTGTGGTTCCGCTCAGCTGGAATTTTTTGCTGCATGATTACCAAAAGCAACGTGTGATGACATTCCTTGATCCTGAATCCGATCCGCTTGGTGCAGGCTATAATATTATCCAGTCGGTCATAGCGATCGGCTCGGGTGGGCTAGAGGGAAAAGGCTTTGTCAAAGGCAGCCAAGGGCAGCTCGACTTTTTGCCAGAGAAACATACGGATTTCATTTTCACCATGCTGGCTGAGGAGTTTGGGTTTATCGGTTGTATCGGGCTTTTATTTATCTTCACCCTTTTGTTGGGCTATGCGGTGGCAATCGCCATTCGGGCAAGGCAGCGTTTTGGTGGCATGGTGGCAACGGGTGTCGCTGCGATGCTATGGCTGCATGTAATGATTAATACCGCAATGGTGATGGGCCTTATTCCTGTCGTTGGTGTGCCGATGCCATTTTTGTCTTACGGCGGTACGATCCTGTTGGCGACCTGCCTCGCTATGGGCCTGTTGCAAAATATCTATATCAATCGTGATACCGTATTAACGCGCAATAGTTGA